ACGTGACGGCTGTCCATAAATTGGATCATTAATAGGGGCGGTGTGTCTTTTGGTGTTTTGTCGGCTAACCCCATTAGAGTTTGTTCGGCAGAGTAAATTAGCGCGTTAGCTTCTTTTTGTTTGTTTGTCTCTTCTCCAAGTCGGCGGGTGAAACCTTTAAGCCCTTCCCAAGTGATGTTGTCTTTTTTATAAAGGGTGAATTCTGTAACCGGTGCTATGCGAGACAATTTAGGCGTAAGTGAGCCAAATAAAGGAGAGATAAAAATCTTATCTGGTTTGAGTTCAGCAAGTCTTTCTAAATTAGGTTGCGAGCGTAATCCTATGTCTTCTGTTGAGTTTGGAATAGCGGGTTCTCGAACCCATGAGTTGTAGCCTGACTGTTGTGCCATCGCGATGGGCGTTATGCCAAGCGCGATAAGGGTTTCTGTTTGGGTCCAGTCGATTGATATGACTCTAAGGGGCTCGATTTGCGCCGCATTTAAGATATTTGATGCGCAGAAGGCAAAAAAGACAATGAAAAAATGTAGAGGTTTAGACGCCATGACATTTTTTTCCATCAGTAGGGCATAGCTACGGGGTAGCCAGCAGGATGTCGAGTGATGTGCATGTCAATACCATAAATATTTCGCAGTTGTTTTGTTGTGAATATTTTTTCAACCGAATCTGAAATAATCATTTTTCCGCTATGAAGTGCGACGATGTGATCACAAAAGCGCGCAGCCATGTTTATGTCGTGAATGACGATTATGACGCCAAGATTGAGCTCTCTACAGAGCTTTTTGATTAGATTTAGCATGTCTATTTGGTGTGCTACGTCAAGTGCAGAAAGAGGTTCATCAAGGAGTAAGTACTGAGTGTTTTGGGCAATTAGCATTGCCAACCACAAGCGCTGGCGTTCACCACCAGATAAGGTATCAACCAGTCTATCCGCGTAGGCTGTTGTATCGGTT
This genomic stretch from Marinomonas primoryensis harbors:
- a CDS encoding ABC transporter substrate-binding protein — translated: MASKPLHFFIVFFAFCASNILNAAQIEPLRVISIDWTQTETLIALGITPIAMAQQSGYNSWVREPAIPNSTEDIGLRSQPNLERLAELKPDKIFISPLFGSLTPKLSRIAPVTEFTLYKKDNITWEGLKGFTRRLGEETNKQKEANALIYSAEQTLMGLADKTPKDTPPLLMIQFMDSRHVRIFGTNSMYKIAANKIGLKSAWQAETNPWGFSLIGIDQLMDIKGQIIIIKPLPAGVERSLQRDQFWQYLVKNTGQPALTVEPTWSFGAIPSTLRFAEQLTKALNNKEKQ
- a CDS encoding ABC transporter ATP-binding protein; translation: MIESKELQFSVGDRSLLAGFSMTFEPGKIYALVGHNGSGKSTLLKLLAQQQKPTSGNVFLENQPIGSWSNKKFAQQVAYLPQQTPSTDSLSGKDLVSFGRYPWHGLLGRLNGNDKKHIDEAMALTDTTAYADRLVDTLSGGERQRLWLAMLIAQNTQYLLLDEPLSALDVAHQIDMLNLIKKLCRELNLGVIIVIHDINMAARFCDHIVALHSGKMIISDSVEKIFTTKQLRNIYGIDMHITRHPAGYPVAMPY